GCCGGCCAATATCATGTATGACACCGAGCATGATACCTATATCCTGACGGATTTTGGCGCCGCATATAGCGAGCATCGGGCGCACCTGACCGGAAATTTGATAATCGGAACCCCGGCCTATATGTCACCCGAGCAGCTGAAGGGTAAGAAACTGGACGGGCGCTCGGATCTTTATTCGTTGGCGGTGACGCTTTATCATTTGCTCACGGGTTACCAGCCATTTTCCGGTAGCTCGTTACCCGAACTAAAGCGCGACATCCTTGCGGGAGAACCCGATCTCAATCACTTGACCCTGCCGGTCGGGATCATCGAGGTCCTGATCAAGGCCTTGCAGAAAAAGCCGTATATGCGTTTCGCCGATGCCCAGCAAATGCTAGTCTCGGTCGAATTCTGTGAACAGCAGTTGCTTGAACGAATGCAGCAGCACGGTTGAAGGCCGCTACTCGGTAATGACCGGTGTCGCATCGACGCGTTTCTTACGTTCGCGCCAGGCGATCAGCAAGCCTCCTGCGACAATCAGGAATACGCCGGGAATGAGCTTTTCGAAGGGCGCCTCGTCGAAGAATATCCATCCCAGCACAAACGCGAACGGGATGCCGAAGTACTCGTAGGGCGACAGGTTAGCAGGCCGGGTGAGGCGGTAGGCATTGATTAAAGACAATACCGCAAATCCGCCCACGAATCCCATTGTCAGCAGCAATAACCAGTCCTCGGTGGTCTCTACACCGAGATAACCGGTGGTTGCGAACAGGATTGCCA
This Gammaproteobacteria bacterium DNA region includes the following protein-coding sequences:
- a CDS encoding serine/threonine protein kinase produces the protein MNSQFPPIGNYRLLKKIATGSTALVYEAIDLSSQNRVALKVMRIRKDEKIERDRIDHWLHEAVIVSQLDHENIVKIYDAEKMGDGAFIAMDYISGYSMSLRLRKREYLTVGECIRISKAMLRALSVAHEHGVIHGDIKPANIMYDTEHDTYILTDFGAAYSEHRAHLTGNLIIGTPAYMSPEQLKGKKLDGRSDLYSLAVTLYHLLTGYQPFSGSSLPELKRDILAGEPDLNHLTLPVGIIEVLIKALQKKPYMRFADAQQMLVSVEFCEQQLLERMQQHG